In Equus asinus isolate D_3611 breed Donkey chromosome 13, EquAss-T2T_v2, whole genome shotgun sequence, one DNA window encodes the following:
- the SLC16A5 gene encoding monocarboxylate transporter 6 isoform X3, protein MPQALERPEGCWAWVVLLACLVTHGLTLGFPTCIGIFFTDLQHEFQASNSETSWFPSIQIAVLHAGGPLCSILVGCFGCRPTMMLGGMLACLGMVASSFCGTLGQLYVTAGFITGLGMCFSFQASITVLGFYFTRRRALANALASMGVSLGIMLWPLLSGYLLEDLGWRGTFLIFGGVFLHCCVCGAIVRPVATSMAPETKESSLPPSKTPAPSCLAACGRAIQRHLAFDILWHNAVYRMYTLGVMWMIVGFPLPHVFLVPYAIRHGVDEHRAALLISIIGFCNIFLRPMAGLAAGRRDFADHRKYLFSLAALLNGLTNLVCTVSADFRVLVGYCLVYSVSMSGIGALLFQVLMDTVPMDQFSRALGLFTILESISILVSPPLAGFFLDISDNNFSYVFYMSSFFLISSALFMGGSFCALQKKERQGRQAEGERTITEAALEQALNVEGTDASEKRLYTEIMYVTSL, encoded by the exons ATGCCCCAGGCCCTGGAGCGCCCAGAGGGCTGCTGGGCCTGGGTGGTACTGCTGGCTTGCCTGGTGACCCACGGCCTCACCCTGGGCTTCCCTACATGCATCGGCATCTTCTTCACCGACCTGCAGCATGAGTTCCAGGCCAGCAACAGTGAGACCTCCTGGTTCCCCTCCATCCAGATAGCCGTGCTCCACGCTGGGG GACCGCTGTGCAGCATCCTGGTGGGATGCTTTGGCTGCAGACCGACAATGATGCTGGGGGGTATGCTGGCGTGCCTGGGTATGGTGGCCAGCTCCTTCTGTGGCACCCTTGGCCAACTCTACGTCACAGCAGGATTCATCACAG GCCTGGGCATGTGCTTCAGCTTCCAGGCGAGCATCACCGTGCTGGGCTTCTACTTTACCCGCCGGCGGGCGCTGGCCAACGCACTGGCCTCAATGGGCGTCTCCCTGGGCATCATGCTCTGGCCACTGCTCTCCGGCTACCTCCTGGAGGACCTGGGCTGGAGGGGCACCTTCCTTATCTTCGGCGGGGTCTTTCTCCACTGCTGTGTCTGCGGGGCCATCGTGAGGCCTGTGGCCACCAGCATGGCCCCTGAGACCAAAGAAAGCTCCCTTCCACCTTCCAAGACACCTGCGCCCAGCTGCTTGGCAGCATGTGGCCGGGCCATCCAGCGCCACCTGGCCTTCGACATCTTGTGGCACAACGCGGTCTACCGCATGTATACACTGGGTGTCATGTGGATGATCGTGGGTTTCCCATTGCCACATGTCTTCCTGGTGCCATACGCCATACGGCACGGGGTGGACGAGCACAGAGCAGCCCTGCTCATCTCCATCATTGGCTTTTGCAACATCTTTCTACGGCCCATGGCTGGGCTAGCGGCGGGCCGGAGGGACTTTGCTGATCACCGCAAGTACTTGTTCAGCCTGGCAGCCCTGCTCAACGGGCTCACCAACCTGGTGTGCACAGTGTCGGCCGACTTCCGGGTGCTGGTGGGCTACTGCCTGGTGTACAGCGTGTCCATGAGTGGCATTGGTGCCCTCCTGTTCCAGGTCCTCATGGACACTGTCCCCATGGATCAGTTCTCCAGGGCCCTGGGACTCTTCACCATCCTGGAGAGCATCTCCATCCTCGTCTCCCCTCCACTGGCTG GGTTCTTCCTGGACATCTCTGACAACAACTTCAGCTATGTTTTCTACATGTCAAGCTTCTTCCTCATCTCATCTGCCCTCTTCATGGGTGGTAGCTTCTGTGCCCTGCAGAAGAAAgagaggcagggcaggcaggcagaggggGAAAGAACCATCACAGAGGCTGCCCTGGAGCAGGCCCTCAACGTGGAGGGCACAGATGCTTCCGAGAAGCGGCTGTACACCGAAATCATGTATGTGACTAGCCTCTGA
- the ARMC7 gene encoding armadillo repeat-containing protein 7 isoform X3, whose product MAQKPKVDPHVGRLGYLQALVTEFQETESEDAKEQVLANLANFAYDPSNYQYLRQLQEASATCAQTRPTRNTSCRQGASRSSSTACPVPTRRLCYLLSPRSCT is encoded by the exons ATGGCCCAGAAGCCGAAGGTAGACCCCCACGTCGGCCGGCTGGGATACCTGCAGGCGCTGGTCACGGAGTTCCAGGAGACGGAGAGCGAAG ACGCCAAGGAGCAAGTCCTGGCCAACCTCGCCAACTTCGCCTATGACCCCAGCAACTACCAGTATCTGCGGCAGCTGCAG GAGGCCTCTGCAACCTGTGCTCAGACAAGGCCAACAAGGAACACATCCTGCAGACAGGGGGCGTCCCGCTCATCATCAACTGCCTGTCCAGTCCCAACGAGGAGACTGTGCTATCTGCTGTCACCACGATCATGTACCTGA
- the ARMC7 gene encoding armadillo repeat-containing protein 7 isoform X1 has protein sequence MAQKPKVDPHVGRLGYLQALVTEFQETESEDAKEQVLANLANFAYDPSNYQYLRQLQVLDLFLDSLSEENETLVEFAIGGLCNLCSDKANKEHILQTGGVPLIINCLSSPNEETVLSAVTTIMYLSSPGSGSHPELTAMPVVQCMLRFSLSANTRLRNLAQIFLEDFCSPSQVAEARSWRAHSALGIPLPKTEAPQQP, from the exons ATGGCCCAGAAGCCGAAGGTAGACCCCCACGTCGGCCGGCTGGGATACCTGCAGGCGCTGGTCACGGAGTTCCAGGAGACGGAGAGCGAAG ACGCCAAGGAGCAAGTCCTGGCCAACCTCGCCAACTTCGCCTATGACCCCAGCAACTACCAGTATCTGCGGCAGCTGCAGGTCCTGGATTTATTCCTCGATTCGCTGTCGGAGGAGAATGAGACCCTGGTGGAGTTTGCTATTG GAGGCCTCTGCAACCTGTGCTCAGACAAGGCCAACAAGGAACACATCCTGCAGACAGGGGGCGTCCCGCTCATCATCAACTGCCTGTCCAGTCCCAACGAGGAGACTGTGCTATCTGCTGTCACCACGATCATGTACCTGAGCTCGCCAGGCTCTGGCTCCCACCCCGAGCTGACCGCCATGCCCGTGGTCCAGTGCATGCTGCGCTTCTCTCTCTCGGCCAACACGAGGCTCCGGAACCTGGCCCAGATCTTCTTGGAAGACTTCTGTTCCCCAAGCCAGGTGGCTGAAGCCCGCAGCTGGCGGGCTCACTCTGCCTTGGGTATCCCCCTGCCAAAGACTGAGGCCCCACAGCAGCCCTGA
- the ARMC7 gene encoding armadillo repeat-containing protein 7 isoform X2 — protein MAQKPKVDPHVGRLGYLQALVTEFQETESEDAKEQVLANLANFAYDPSNYQYLRQLQVLDLFLDSLSEENETLVEFAIGKDGPGPPDA, from the exons ATGGCCCAGAAGCCGAAGGTAGACCCCCACGTCGGCCGGCTGGGATACCTGCAGGCGCTGGTCACGGAGTTCCAGGAGACGGAGAGCGAAG ACGCCAAGGAGCAAGTCCTGGCCAACCTCGCCAACTTCGCCTATGACCCCAGCAACTACCAGTATCTGCGGCAGCTGCAGGTCCTGGATTTATTCCTCGATTCGCTGTCGGAGGAGAATGAGACCCTGGTGGAGTTTGCTATTGGTAAGGATGGGCCTGGGCCCCCAGATGCCTGA
- the NT5C gene encoding 5'(3')-deoxyribonucleotidase, cytosolic type: MAVAAAARRARPVRVLVDMDGVLADFEAGLLRGFRRRFPGEPHVPLDERRGSLASEQYRALRPDLEEKVVSVFEAPGFFLDLEPIPGALEAMREMNNMQDTEVFICTSPPEKYDYSVYEKYCWVEKHLGPQFVERIILTRDKTVILGDLLIDDKDTIQGQEETPSWEHILFTCCHNQHLVLPPTRRRLLSWSDDWREIIDSKRAAVQQDQTGLGLLQE; encoded by the exons atggcggtggcggcggcggcgcggcgcgcGCGGCCCGTGCGGGTGCTGGTGGACATGGACGGCGTGCTGGCGGACTTCGAGGCCGGCCTTCTGCGGGGCTTCCGCCGCCGCTTCCCCGGGGAGCCGCACGTGCCGCTGGACGAGCGCCGCGGCTCCCTCGCCAGCGAGCAGTACCGCGCCCTGCGGCCCGACCTGGAG GAGAAAGTGGTCAGTGTGTTTGAAGCCCCAGGCTTTTTCCTCGACTTGGAGCCCATCCCTGGAGCCTTGGAGGCCATGCGGGAGATGAACAACATGCAGGA CACCGAGGTCTTCATCTGCACCAGCCCTCCGGAGAAGTATGACTACAGTGTGTACGAGAAG TACTGCTGGGTGGAGAAGCACCTGGGGCCCCAGTTTGTGGAGCGCATTATCCTGACGAGGGACAAGACAGTGATCTTGGGGGACCTGCTCATTGATGACAAGGACACCATTCAAG GCCAAGAGGAGACCCCAAGCTGGGAGCACATCTTGTTCACCTGCTGCCACAACCAGCACCTGGTCCTGCCCCCTACAAGGAGACGGCTGCTCTCCTGGAGTGACGACTGGAGGGAGATCATAGACAGCAAGCGGGCAGCTGTGCAGCAGGACCAAACAGGCCTGGGGCTGCTGCAGGAATAA